Proteins from a genomic interval of Trichoderma breve strain T069 chromosome 2, whole genome shotgun sequence:
- a CDS encoding glycosyl hydrolase family 71 domain-containing protein — protein sequence MRALTSLVVVGVVSSPVLSAALSPLQLRAVASQGWSLQSGSCPSDTQSCGNGSCCPSTSHCQATGNGEVEACCPTTSNCRGSVEGAPSCASPAWSLWTGSFGNGFCCEVGLTGAFQNGGSVAGICGTTVPSGYSTASLVSKGTGTPVTSVSSTKSTTSVSQTTKSSTSVSQTTIKSTSTKSTVSSGPTGSIVPRAVFAHYMVGTMTQAEAIQDVQDAKAVGFDAFALNTHDITSSWALDALGYLFDAADQNGFKLFISFDMSWRAITPSQIPSFLRNYISRPSYYTISGRPFVSTYDGGYISNSDWVSGFQQPLTSQGINPYFVPNFGDWSGWPNNFFSNYPVVDGAFSWESAWPAPGTTISNVSSSDDQNLLQQAQAAKKVFMMPVSSFQFKYLGSGQDWYRIGEVNLPQRFEQVLALKPDLAELITWNDAGEGHYIGNFFQEQIAGSTIGDYANGFDHTGWQQLVTPFIKAYKSGATSGSQILPPGSTPVGSLWYRTLLKSASCSPSIQNYQQGQDTVNYAVLLPSNGYTIKVFSNNKQIGSFAGSAGLNYGAVPGLSVGSGQFIQVVNSAGSVVASATGTKQVSAQSSNATCNWNYEVVGLK from the exons ATGAGGGCGTTAACTTCCCTCGTTGTTGTCGGAGTTGTTTCGTCTCCGGTCCTGTCGGCCGCCTTGTCGCCTCTTCAACTCCGGGCTGTTGCCAGCCAAGGTTGGTCCTTGCAATCGGGGTCGTGCCCTTCCGATACCCAGTCATGCGGAAACGGGTCCTGTTGTCCTTCAACGTCGCATTGTCAAGCGACCGGGAATGGCGAAGTGGAGGCTTGCTGTCCTACAA CAAGCAATTGTAGAGGCAGCGTCGAAGGCGCACCCAGTTGCGCGAGTCCAGCCTGGTCCTTATGGACAGGAAGTTTCGGAAACGGATTCTGTTGCGAAGTCGGTCTGACTGGAGCATTTCAGAATGGGGGATCTGTAGCCGGTATTTGTGGCACTACGGTTCCATCTGGATACTCTACTGCTTCATTA GTCAGCAAAGGAACAGGAACTCCTGTCACATCGGTGTCTTCAACAAAATCCACCACCTCGGTCTCTCAAACAACAAAGTCTAGTACTTCAGTTTCTCAGACAACGATTAAATCCACTTCTACAAAGTCAACTGTATCAAGTGGACCAACAGGAAGCATAGTCCCGAGAGCGGT ATTCGCACACTACATGGTTGGAACTATGACTCAAGCAGAAGCGATTCAAGATGTTCAAGATGCAAAGGCGGTAGGCTTCGACGCTTTTGCGCTAAATACGCACGACATCACGTCTTCTTGGGCACTGGATGCTTTGGGATATCTATTCGATGCGGCAGATCAGAACGGTTTCAAGCTCTTTATTTCGTTTGACATGAGCTGGCGTGCTATTACACCCTCGCAGATACCGTCTTTTCTGCGCAACTATATTTCTCGTCCGTCGTATTACACCATCTCTGGTCGACCGTTTGTCAGCACCTATGATGGTGGCTACATTTCGAATTCCGACTGGGTGTCAGGATTTCAGCAGCCTCTCACCTCCCAAGGCATCAACCCATACTTCGTTCCCAATTTTGGCGACTGGAGCGGGTGGCCGAATAATTTCTTCTCGAATTATCCCGTTGTTGATGGCGCCTTTAGTTGGGAGTCGGCGTGGCCCGCTCCAGGTACCACCATTTCCAACGTTTCTAGCAGCGATGACCAAAATCTTCTCCAACAGGCACAAGCTGCGAAAAAAGTATTCATGATGC CTGTGTCTAGTTTCCAGTTCAAGTATCTTGGCTCAGGCCAAGACTGGTATCGCATCGGTGAAGTCAATCTACCGCAGCGGTTTGAGCAGGTACTGGCACTGAAGCCAGATCTTGCGGAACTAATCACATGGAACGACGCAGGAGAAGGCCATTATATCGGAAACTTCTTCCAGGAGCAGATTGCAGGTTCAACCATTGGTGACTATGCCAATGGCTTCGACCACACTGGATGGCAGCAACTTGTGACACCTTTCATCAAGGCATACAAATCTGGTGCAACCAGTGGCAGCCAAATTTTGCCTCCCGGATCGACGCCCGTCGGTTCGTTGTGGTATCGCACGTTGCTCAAGAGCGCCAGCTGTTCGCCATCTATTCAGAACTACCAGCAGGGCCAAGACACAGTTAACTATGCTGTCTTATTGCCATCAAATGGATACACAATCAAAGTGTTTAGCAATAACAAGCAAATTGGCAGCTTTGCGGGTTCTGCTGGCCTTAACTATGGCGCTGTTCCTGGGCTGAGCGTTGGGAGTGGACAATTTATACAGGTTGTGAACAGTGCCGGTTCTGTGGTTGCCTCGGCCACGGGCACGAAGCAAGTATCAGCTCAGAGCTCCAACGCTACTTGCAATTGGAACTACGAGGTGGTTGGCCTCAAGTAA
- a CDS encoding CFEM domain-containing protein → MQFTLVLATFAAVVYGQTINGVPACAIPCIEDAISSQTSCAATDFACACPSISAVSAAGAPCVVAACGEDVATNQAFPAVQAFCAAQ, encoded by the exons ATGCAGTTCACTCTTGTTCTCGCTACCTTTGCTGCTGTCGTCTACGGCCAAACCATCAACGGCGTTCCTGCTTGTGCTATTCCTTGCATTGAAGATGCTATTAGCTCTCAGACCTCTTGCGCAGCTACCGACTTTGCCTGCGCTTGCCCTAGCATAAGCGCTGTTTCTGCGGCCGGCGCTCCttgtgttgttgctgcttgtggCGAAGATGTGGCAACGA ACCAAGCGTTCCCAGCTGTCCAGGCTTTCTGCGCCGCTCAGTAG
- a CDS encoding phosphorylase superfamily domain-containing protein — MSQPQYTHEDYTIGWVCALPNEQAAALFMLDERHEDLVNPSNDQNAYTLGSIGKHKVVIAGLPKGRCGNNSSATVATRMISTFPNIRVGLMVGIGGGIPEKARLGDVVISCPSGTEPGVVQWDMGKAEQALGKFEADQITSRAKMLGYLNGLKSMPTVPRSFLKSDSLKDVLFDSTYAHVEGEDCSRCDEKMLVQRKTREDDMVIHCGLIASGNQVIKDAVLRDKLYQMFDKNVLCVEMEAAGLMNDFPCIVIRGICDYADSHKDDKWQDHAAAVAAACAKAFLAVVPASEVDKLQRVQVSITPSVLQGARSLVAGWWGDKQNTLSIPAASSPTSEPEDTKKDEIQKTPALGTVPSTDSSVSSTDTGVSSTDTNADSISTEPSSGSKSREASPDRSVPTQTHLESLLQEAPALLTKMVQGGQVESALDALIESLNNLRTSQRGISTPQNVVPPNVVPPKAVSQGPDWNIYPQTPPMSPQNTTWTVSANNGYVQDTHRPGSRNSTYIAAQPPRSQSWTPSGDNGYVQDPRGYGSRRGSYVTAQPWPTYDYGNVSPSIYHSQADFGNPSFIRSQTYPSDPRFNQPSAYQTTPYPDYGRNIYDVDRRVLQPNYYPKAPSWPPNSQNNSVRDGYYEGTRQQEYNARMNVPGYASDVRANSPQFTEPQRQTRYSELPTNNDITQQWDSANLNAGQGYPTMNRPGISPSRQNEILSGGLFSQIQKGDAAAVRRLLEQGADIEKTNGEGLTPLWCAVQLGKCDVIQVLLDKKADTESLNIRGQNVLEWAVENKQQEIIYMLLP, encoded by the exons ATGAGCCAACCACAATATACCCATGAAGATTACACTATTGGTTGGGTCTGCGCATTACCGAATGAGCAAGCAGCCGCATTATTCATGCTGGACGAGAGGCATGAAGACCTCGTCAACCCTTCAAACGATCAGAATGCATATACCCTCGGAAGCATCGGGAAGCACAAAGTTGTTATCGCTGGCCTACCTAAGGGAAGGTGTGGCAATAACAGCTCAGCAACAGTCGCAACCCGAATGATATCTACTTTCCCAAACATTAGAGTCGGCCTAATGGTTGGAATTGGTGGAGGTATTCCAGAGAAGGCTCGGCTCGGCGATGTGGTCATTAGCTGCCCAAGTGGCACAGAGCCGGGTGTCGTCCAGTGGGATATGGGTAAAGCAGAACAAG CCTTGGGAAAGTTTGAAGCCGATCAAATTACATCGAGGGCGAAGATGCTTGGCTATCTGAATGGTTTAAAGAGTATGCCCACCGTCCCAAGAAGTTTTTTGAAGTCAGATTCTCTCAAAGACGTCTTGTTCGACTCCACATATGCCCATGTGGAAGGAGAAGACTGCAGTCGATGCGATGAGAAGATGTTGGTCcagagaaagacaagagaagatgACATGGTGATCCATTGTGGTCTCATTGCATCAGGCAACCAAGTGATCAAGGATGCAGTTCTTCGAGATAAACTGTATCAGATGTTTGACAAGAATGTCTTGTGtgttgagatggaagctgCGGGCTTGATGAATGACTTTCCTTGCATTGTTATTCGAGGGATCTGTGACTACGCCGACTCCCACAAGGATGATAAGTGGCAAGATCATGCCGCAGCcgttgcagcagcatgtgCAAAGGCATTCCTAGCGGTAGTCCCAGCGAGTGAGGTGGATAAACTTCAGCGAGTCCAAG tGTCAATTACCCCGAGTGTTCTTCAAGGCGCAAGGTCTTTGGTCGCAGGATGGTGGGGAGACAAGCAAAATACCCTCTCTATACCAG CTGCAAGTTCGCCTACTAGTGAGCCTGAAGATACTAAGAAAGACGAGATCCAGAAGACTCCAGCACTTGGAACGGTTCCATCAACAGATTCAAGCGTTTCGTCAACGGATACAGGTGTTTCGTCAACGGATACAAATGCGGACTCCATATCTACAGAGCCTAGCTCTGGTTCGAAGTCAAGAGAAGCCAGCCCGGACAGGAGTGTACCTACGCAAACACATCTAGAATCATTGCTCCAAGAAGCTCCGGCACTACTAACAAAGATGGTCCAAGGAGGACAAGTTGAAAGCGCGCTAGATGCCTTAATTGAGAGTCTGAACAATCTCAGAACCTCTCAAAGAGGCATAAGCACGCCGCAAAATGTTGTACCGCCGAATGTTGTGCCACCAAAGGCTGTGTCGCAAGGCCCTGACTGGAACATTTATCCACAAACGCCGCCTATGTCGCCACAAAACACCACTTGGACTGTCAGTGCAAATAACGGTTACGTTCAAGATACTCACAGGCCTGGTTCAAGAAATAGCACTTATATTGCAGCACAACCACCACGAAGCCAATCGTGGACTCCTAGCGGAGACAACGGTTATGTGCAAGATCCTCGCGGCTACGGCTCAAGAAGAGGCAGCTACGTCACAGCACAGCCTTGGCCTACATACGACTACGGAAATGTGTCTCCCTCCATCTATCATTCCCAAGCCGATTTTGGTAATCCAAGTTTCATCAGGAGCCAGACATACCCCAGTGACCCCCGCTTCAACCAACCTTCAGCCTACCAAACAACACCATATCCAGACTATGGACGCAACATATACGATGTTGATCGTAGGGTATTACAACCGAATTACTACCCAAAGGCACCATCGTGGCCTCCAAATTCTCAAAACAATTCGGTACGAGATGGTTATTACGAGGGTACCCGCCAACAGGAATACAACGCTCGAATGAACGTACCAGGATATGCCTCAGATGTTAGGGCCAACAGTCCTCAATTTACAGAACCTCAGAGACAGACGAGGTACTCAGAGTTACCTACGAATAATGATATAACCCAGCAATGGGACAGTGCCAATCTCAATGCAGGTCAAGGGTATCCTACTATGAACCGTCCAGGTATAAGCCCAAGCCGACAGAACGAGATTCTTAGTGGAGGATTATTCTCGCAGATTCAAAAAGGGGATGCCGCCGCTGTGAGAAGACTTTTGGAGCAAGGCGCTGACATTGAGAAGACTAATGGCGAAGGGCTTACTCCGCTCTGGTGTGCAGTACAACTTGGGAAATGCGACGTGATCCAAGTACTTCTTGATAAGAAAGCGGATACTGAGTCGCTTAATATTCGCGGTCAAAATGTTTTGGAGTGGGCTGTGGAAAATAAGCAGCAGGAAATCATCTACATGCTACTGCCATGA
- a CDS encoding ATPase family associated with various cellular activities (AAA) domain-containing protein — translation MLPPRQPPSASSDSGDTSKGTSPATSLSDDQQQQDESDDSMSRPNRRRREGTKEKILSEVRGLVGLKEVKEQFDNIESCIRICHLQQTNPRAERWHAVFQGNPGTGKTTVARLYAKFLRCMHIVKSRTYKETSGAQLVCMGPKEVKELFESPGANPLQSLLGGRAPQRPAPRGNHSDDDDDDEDDDPASFKRTSSSLEPGCLSDGGVLFVDEAYQLTAPHAPSSGRQVLDIILTEIENNIGNLVVIFAGYKEELESFFGHNPGLQSRIPHTFHFKDFTDQELLHILANRIQKKYNSKMNAEDGIYGKFMRIAIRRLASSRGKKGFGNARAVENVLLKIWERQAKRLSKYKNLAQGHVFTFTKEDILGPDPEDVRRTSLAWAKLNQLTGLKEVKESINNMFEALVVNYRREMAELAPLIFSLNRIFVGSPGTGKTSVAKLYGQILVDLGLLSNGEVVTKNPADFIGEAVGKSEANTKSILAATVGKVLIIDEAYMLDPGESSNRSDSYRASVLDTLVAEVQSVPGEDRCVILLGYEDRLKEMFRNANPGLSGRFAADKPFRFEDFTPEQLWDILNKKLAARNLQATKEGLVTAMDVLNRARMRQGFSNGREVDNILSSAMENHLQRQSKTNGSNYGHDMILSPEDFDPDYGRAKYAATNCRATLQNQVSNSIINQLEEYQRLLNINKLRGAGAASLVPTSFVFKGPAGTGKTTVARYMGTLLYDLGLIATKTFVECSASDFIGEHVGHTAPKTRAQFEKGLGGVLFIDHAHQLNQGGYGTEAINEFVRLLQKHSGKIVIILAGPSEEIESLMAKAQGLDSSFFKEIFFQKLTAQECMAFLRRILSENGINDCFSSNQAVHHIFTNQFEILSNLTHWKNASDVKSLSQWMVMDALTNWIPQGQGSIGPSLSITQANVHIQKMFEKKAAMQMSDPNNIVDIFHQTDSAHMTNSFHMSENKSEAKCEAKCEATFNTQAVHAATDMRVSVDMEKTAHVAYDEQWDKVKSVQEALKHIGQCEAGFDWVREGSGYRCKGGSHYVTDAQIQSYSS, via the exons ATGCTTCCCCCGCGTCAACCACCTTCAGCCTCATCTGATTCAGGAGACACCTCCAAGGGAACGTCTCCGGCAACATCGCTCTCGGatgaccagcagcagcaagacgaGAGCGACGATTCAATGTCTCGACCAAATCGCCGAAGACGCGAAGGcacaaaggagaagataCTCTCCGAGGTGAGGGGGTTGGTAGGACTGAAAGAAGTCAAAGAGCAGTTTGACAATATTGAGAGCTGCATTCGCATTTGCCACCTCCAGCAAACAAATCCCAGAGCAGAACGATGGCATGCTGTTTTCCAGGGAAATCCAGGGACGG GGAAAACCACCGTTGCTCGACTATATGCGAAATTTCTGCGATGCATGCACATCGTCAAATCGCGAACATATAAAGAGACCTCTGGAGCACAACTCGTGTGTATGGGACCgaaagaagtcaaagaacTATTTGAATCACCCGGTGCCAACCCGCTTCAAAGTTTGCTGGGTGGCAGAGCTCCCCAGCGGCCAGCGCCGCGCGGCAATCAttccgacgacgatgacgatgatgaagacgatgatcCAGCGTCATTTAAACGCACCAGCTCTTCACTTGAACCAGGCTGTCTATCGGACGGAGGAGTTTTGTTTGTGGATGAAGCATACCAACTCACCGCTCCACATGCACCAAGTTCCGGACGTCAAGTTCTCGATATCATTCTTACAGAGATCGAGAACAATATTGGCAATCTGGTTGTCATATTTGCGGGATACAAAGAGGAGCTTGAATCGTTTTTCGGACACAATCCAGGACTGCAAAGTCGAATACCACATACATTTCATTTCAAAGACTTCACCGACCAAGAATTGCTACATATCCTCGCCAATCGGATTCAGAAAAAATACAATAGTAAGATGAATGCTGAAGATGGAATCTATGGAAAGTTCATGAGGATAGCTATCCGTCGACTAGCTAGCAGCCGAGGGAAGAAAGGATTTGGCAACGCTCGTGCTGTGGAAAACGTCTTACTCAAAATATGGGAGCGACAAGCTAAGCGACTATCGAAGTATAAGAATCTAGCACAAGGCCATGTTTTTACATTTACGAAAGAAGATATACTTGGGCCAGATCCTGAGGACGTGAGACGTACAAGCTTAGCTTGGGCCAAACTTAATCAGCTTACCGGACTGAAGGAAGTCAAAGAGTCTATTAACAACATGTTCGAGGCGCTTGTGGTGAACTACAGACGAGAAATGGCCGAACTAGCACCGTTAATCTTCTCACTGAATAGGATCTTTGTTGGCTCACCAGGCACAGGCAAAACAAGTGTTGCCAAGTTGTACGGCCAGATATTGGTTGACTTGGGCTTACTTAGTAATGGCGAAG TGGTTACCAAGAATCCCGCCGATTTTATCGGAGAGGCTGTCGGGAAATCAGAAGCAAACACCAAATCTATCCTGGCTGCTACGGTCGGCAAAgtcctcatcatcgacgaAGCTTATATGTTAGATCCAGGAGAGTCATCCAATCGCAGTGATTCATACAGGGCCTCTGTACTTGATACACTGGTTGCTGAAGTGCAAAGTGTACCCGGAGAAGATCGCTGTGTAATTCTCCTCGGGTATGAAGATAGACTAAAAGAGATGTTTCGCAACGCCAACCCGGGCCTCTCCGGGAGATTTGCCGCAGATAAACCATTTCGGTTCGAAGATTTCACCCCAGAACAACTTTGGGATATCTTAAATAAGAAATTAGCCGCTCGAAACTTACAGGCAACGAAAGAAGGATTGGTGACGGCGATGGATGTCTTGAATCGAGCCCGAATGCGCCAAGGCTTTagcaatggaagagaagtGGATAATATTCTCTCTTCAGCAATGGAGAACCACTTACAAAGGCAGTCGAAGACAAATGGATCTAACTATGGGCATGATATGATCCTAAGTCCGGAGGATTTTGATCCAGACTACGGCCGAGCAAAATATGCGGCAACCAATTGCCGGGCCACCCTACAAAATCAGGTATCAAattccatcatcaatcaATTAGAGGAATACCAGCGATTACTCAATATTAATAAACTACGAGGGGCTGGCGCTGCTTCTCTTGTCCCAACCTCATTCGTCTTTAAGGGACCGGCAG GTACTGGAAAGACGACAGTTGCTCGATATATGGGCACTTTATTATACGACCTAGGGCTCATTGCCACCAAGACATTCGTCGAGTGCTCTGCGTCAGACTTCATTGGCGAGCACGTCGGCCATACAGCTCCCAAGACCAGAGCGCAATTTGAAAAGGGCCTAGGAGGAGTACTATTTATCGACCATGCCCATCAACTTAACCAAGGCGGATATGGTACCGAAGCGATCAATGAGTTcgtccgtcttcttcagaagCACAGCGGGAAAATTGTCATCATTCTAGCGGGCCCCTCTGAGGAGATCGAATCACTCATGGCAAAAGCGCAAGGGCTCGATAGCTCCTTTTTTAAGGAAATATTCTTCCAAAAGCTCACGGCCCAAGAATGCATGGCTTTCCTCAGGAGAATACTTAGTGAAAATGGAATCAACGACTGTTTCTCCTCCAATCAGGCGGTCCACCACATTTTCACAAACCAGTTCGAAATACTGTCAAATTTGACACATTGGAAGAACGCCAGCGATGTGAAGTCATTGTCGCAGTGGATGGTCATGGATGCTCTGACGAATTGGATccctcaaggacaaggcagcATAGGGCCCAGTCTCTCAATCACGCAAGCAAATGTTCACATCCAGAAAAtgtttgagaagaaggcagctATGCAAATGAGCGACCCTAACAATATAGTGGACATATTCCACCAAACTGACTCTGCTCATATGACGAACAGTTTCCACATGTCAGAGAACAAGTCTGAGGCTAAATGTGAGGCCAAGTGTGAGGCCACTTTCAATACACAAGCTGTACACGCAGCCACAGACATGAGAGTTTCGGTAGACATGGAAAAGACAGCACATGTGGCCTATGATGAGCAGTGGGACAAAGTCAAATCTGTACAAGAAGCTCTGAAGCATATTGGTCAATGCGAGGCGGGTTTTGACTGGGTTAGAGAAGGAAGCGGCTACAGGTGCAAGGGCGGAAGCCATTATGTGACTGACGCGCAGATACAATCTTATTCCTCATGA